In a genomic window of Flavobacteriales bacterium:
- a CDS encoding gliding motility-associated C-terminal domain-containing protein, producing MKNSLNDLFHERFQGHEAPVDPGTWAVIEAKLLTAAPVSDPVNDLFRERFQNHESAVDPSIWNGISSQLGHPVAGGGWASSFGWMAAGIAGVVAIGALVIALNGGKPEAAIADTMTVEEQGHPATEPVFENLIAEPVVEASMAPVAAPTAARNPVLPENGAGPALLTSASSTPVQAPPAEEKVEVVEQIIEGLTVQTMLEVLAYEPAPTEQPSIPEQQAEQPSTGSGSTTEMPVDEEATKLFMPNTFTPNGDGINDTYRILPRQGFSSVLVRVYSMKNNQLVFSSASIDDEWQGINCDDGMYLVAVEAITLGGRVVADGKVVWLNRGSTN from the coding sequence ATGAAGAATAGCCTGAACGACCTGTTCCACGAGCGATTCCAGGGCCACGAGGCACCGGTGGATCCCGGCACGTGGGCCGTGATCGAGGCCAAGCTGCTTACCGCCGCACCTGTTTCGGACCCTGTGAATGACCTGTTCCGCGAACGGTTCCAGAATCACGAGTCGGCCGTTGATCCGAGCATTTGGAACGGCATCAGCAGCCAACTCGGGCATCCAGTGGCCGGAGGCGGCTGGGCAAGCTCCTTTGGATGGATGGCGGCGGGCATTGCAGGGGTCGTGGCCATTGGCGCACTCGTCATCGCGCTTAATGGAGGCAAGCCTGAAGCCGCCATTGCTGATACAATGACAGTCGAAGAGCAGGGACATCCTGCAACGGAACCGGTCTTTGAGAATCTCATCGCGGAACCGGTTGTCGAAGCCTCTATGGCACCGGTCGCGGCGCCCACCGCTGCCCGCAACCCTGTCCTTCCCGAGAATGGGGCGGGTCCCGCTCTTTTGACCAGCGCCTCTTCGACCCCGGTACAAGCCCCACCCGCGGAGGAAAAGGTCGAGGTGGTCGAGCAGATCATCGAAGGGCTCACGGTACAGACCATGCTCGAAGTACTGGCTTATGAGCCAGCGCCAACCGAACAGCCTTCCATACCCGAGCAACAGGCGGAACAGCCGTCAACGGGGTCGGGCTCAACGACCGAAATGCCTGTGGATGAGGAAGCTACCAAGCTATTCATGCCCAACACCTTCACCCCGAATGGCGATGGCATTAACGACACCTACCGTATCCTGCCACGGCAGGGCTTCAGCAGCGTGCTGGTGCGCGTGTATAGCATGAAGAACAACCAGCTCGTGTTCAGCTCGGCCAGCATCGATGATGAGTGGCAGGGCATTAATTGCGACGATGGCATGTACCTCGTTGCGGTGGAGGCAATAACACTCGGAGGCCGCGTGGTGGCCGATGGCAAAGTGGTGTGGCTGAACCGCGGCAGCACTAATTGA
- a CDS encoding sigma-70 family RNA polymerase sigma factor, giving the protein MTDEQLVSGCINGDPIAQKALYKAYARKMMSICMRYAGNREQAQDMLQDGFVKVFQKMDHYRGDGPLGGWIARTMVNTALDHIRRNKPYDHSVDLTEAEHLHQADEQVLTTMTTDELMELIQALPPGYRTVFNLFAIEGFAHKEIAEQLGISENTSKSQFMKARAYLRKLLPKEVGAPYANDHEE; this is encoded by the coding sequence ATGACGGATGAACAACTCGTTTCCGGATGCATCAATGGCGACCCGATTGCGCAGAAGGCTCTTTATAAGGCCTATGCCAGGAAGATGATGAGCATTTGCATGCGTTATGCCGGCAACCGTGAACAGGCCCAGGACATGCTCCAGGACGGCTTCGTGAAGGTGTTCCAGAAGATGGACCACTACCGAGGCGACGGCCCCTTGGGCGGCTGGATCGCGCGGACCATGGTGAATACGGCCTTGGACCATATTCGGCGCAACAAGCCGTACGACCACAGCGTGGACCTCACCGAGGCCGAGCACCTTCACCAAGCAGATGAGCAAGTGCTCACCACCATGACCACGGACGAGCTGATGGAGCTGATTCAAGCTCTTCCGCCCGGATACCGCACGGTGTTCAACCTTTTTGCGATTGAAGGCTTCGCGCACAAGGAGATCGCGGAGCAGCTGGGCATCTCTGAGAACACGAGCAAGTCGCAATTCATGAAAGCGCGGGCCTATCTGCGCAAGCTGCTGCCCAAAGAAGTGGGCGCACCCTATGCTAACGACCATGAAGAATAG
- a CDS encoding gliding motility-associated C-terminal domain-containing protein: protein MRHHTLPRIAALSTLAFALSALAQNGNDAHPSLIRVEADRQVLGAETMVEVGSNAEVDDLGVLPALPMKPVGLLAATAFTPDGDGLNDKYFPYMMGMELGLSRFQVFDRWGRQLYSTTSGEGWDGTFGTAGAAMPLGVYVWHLEAWPAGSRDKVEISGSVTLIR from the coding sequence ATGCGCCATCATACGCTCCCCCGAATCGCGGCTCTTTCGACCCTGGCCTTCGCCCTGAGCGCGTTGGCTCAGAATGGCAACGACGCTCATCCGAGCCTGATCCGGGTGGAAGCTGATCGTCAGGTGCTTGGAGCTGAAACCATGGTTGAGGTGGGGAGCAATGCGGAGGTGGATGACCTTGGGGTGCTTCCAGCGCTGCCCATGAAGCCCGTTGGTCTTTTAGCCGCAACTGCCTTCACGCCCGATGGCGATGGCCTGAATGACAAGTACTTTCCCTACATGATGGGGATGGAGCTGGGGCTCAGTCGGTTTCAGGTATTCGATCGGTGGGGGCGCCAACTCTACAGCACCACCTCGGGCGAAGGCTGGGATGGCACCTTTGGCACGGCCGGGGCAGCCATGCCCTTGGGGGTTTATGTCTGGCATCTGGAGGCTTGGCCGGCAGGGTCGCGCGACAAGGTGGAGATCTCAGGATCGGTGACCCTGATTCGATAG
- a CDS encoding gliding motility-associated C-terminal domain-containing protein has translation MGAADYHAAKLAGTLAPGAMPSTPAPESDLVPPSGGEERGGGPDDCNCWIEPDASYTLAMAPNDDGSTGNLPLPFTFNLYGDTYTSCFINNNGNISFLQAFGTFSATAFPNANNRMVAPFWADVDTRGNGGQVWYKITPTAMYVNWVGVGYFNQQTDKRNWFQVIITDGNDPVVGIGKNVSFCYKDMQWTTGSASQGVGGFGGIPATVGANRGNGTDFIQFGRFDHAGSDYDGPFGVPDGISWLDFKNFVFTTVTSTQNIPPIAAGLYLCDTLRACVGQTADLELTFLSPENNQTTVATSSAPTISSWTEISNTSGIVASVTGQFTPTAGEIGFHTVTFTGTDDGTPNLSSIIDIVIEVTPAPSSPPAIVGPAAICAGQSTTLTATGPFSNFVWSNGQSGPSITVNQPGTFTVTGGNGLCQLTSPPFTVSIVNAPELSISGPDLYCGEPLPDLTASFGYDSLLWSTGETDQTVFVGGGTYTVTGYYQGCVNVSAPFTVVEQDPGPPAITGALQYCEGANTTLSVNGSLYDLIQWSTGAFDESITVTAGSYSITAQFLNCIYESQVTVQEIVLPPVSITGPAQLCEGGIVNISATPGFETYTWNNNAVGQSISVQAGTYFVAASIGPCTTFSNTFTVTQVPNPAPVITGPNFSCGGTPVLLATTQPFQSYNWSTGSTASTAQSGSGSVTVTVTDANGCTGTSAPYAVTVANDPVADFGTEPDSPQPTGTTVQFTDLSNGQGSAITDWQWTFDPSGNGSDEQSPAWTYGDPGQYWVTLIVTNAFGCTDTIMQRFDIYPPDITIPNVISPNGDRQNDFFVIDNIEFWVNNLTVFNRWGQKVYEATNYRNTWKADDLPDGTYYYVLTLQDKSEYTGHVTVLR, from the coding sequence ATGGGCGCAGCAGATTACCATGCCGCCAAGCTTGCGGGCACGCTGGCTCCGGGCGCCATGCCTAGCACCCCTGCTCCAGAAAGCGATCTGGTACCACCAAGCGGTGGCGAAGAGCGTGGTGGCGGCCCAGACGATTGCAATTGCTGGATTGAGCCGGACGCCAGTTACACATTGGCCATGGCGCCGAACGACGATGGATCCACCGGCAACCTGCCGCTTCCCTTCACCTTCAACCTGTACGGAGACACGTACACTTCCTGCTTCATCAACAACAACGGCAACATCTCATTCCTGCAAGCATTCGGCACATTCAGCGCCACGGCTTTCCCCAACGCGAACAACCGGATGGTAGCGCCCTTCTGGGCGGATGTGGATACCCGAGGGAATGGCGGGCAGGTCTGGTACAAGATCACACCCACGGCCATGTACGTGAACTGGGTGGGCGTGGGCTATTTCAACCAACAGACCGATAAGCGGAATTGGTTCCAGGTGATCATCACCGATGGCAATGATCCGGTGGTCGGCATTGGGAAGAACGTGAGTTTCTGCTATAAGGACATGCAGTGGACCACCGGCAGCGCATCTCAAGGCGTCGGCGGTTTCGGCGGCATTCCAGCAACCGTTGGCGCGAACCGCGGCAATGGCACGGACTTCATCCAGTTCGGTCGTTTCGATCACGCAGGCAGTGATTACGACGGACCGTTCGGTGTCCCGGATGGCATCAGTTGGCTCGACTTCAAGAATTTCGTGTTCACCACGGTCACCAGCACGCAGAACATCCCGCCCATCGCCGCTGGCCTTTACCTCTGCGATACGCTGCGTGCCTGCGTGGGCCAGACCGCAGACCTTGAACTCACCTTTCTCTCACCCGAGAATAACCAGACCACGGTGGCCACCTCCAGTGCGCCCACCATCAGCTCATGGACGGAGATTTCCAACACCAGCGGAATCGTGGCTTCTGTCACCGGGCAGTTCACGCCCACGGCAGGTGAGATCGGCTTTCACACGGTCACCTTCACCGGTACCGACGATGGCACTCCGAATCTCAGTTCCATCATCGATATCGTGATCGAAGTGACGCCAGCGCCCTCGAGCCCCCCAGCGATCGTCGGGCCCGCGGCCATCTGCGCAGGGCAGAGCACTACACTCACGGCCACCGGCCCCTTCTCGAACTTTGTTTGGAGCAACGGCCAGAGCGGTCCTTCGATTACCGTGAATCAGCCCGGCACCTTCACCGTGACGGGCGGCAACGGTCTTTGCCAGCTCACATCTCCGCCATTCACGGTCTCCATCGTGAACGCACCTGAGCTCTCCATCTCGGGTCCTGACCTCTATTGCGGTGAGCCGCTCCCCGACCTCACGGCCTCATTCGGCTACGACAGTCTCTTATGGAGCACCGGCGAGACCGATCAGACCGTTTTCGTTGGGGGAGGAACCTACACGGTGACAGGCTACTACCAAGGCTGCGTGAATGTTTCCGCACCCTTTACCGTGGTTGAGCAGGACCCGGGCCCACCCGCGATCACCGGCGCACTGCAATACTGCGAAGGCGCCAACACCACGCTGAGCGTGAATGGCTCGCTCTACGACCTGATCCAATGGAGCACCGGAGCCTTCGATGAGTCGATCACGGTCACCGCTGGTTCGTACAGCATCACCGCGCAATTCCTGAATTGCATCTATGAATCGCAGGTCACCGTGCAGGAGATCGTGCTGCCGCCGGTTTCGATCACCGGTCCGGCGCAGCTCTGCGAAGGAGGCATCGTGAACATCAGCGCCACACCCGGCTTCGAGACTTACACCTGGAACAACAACGCGGTCGGCCAATCCATCAGCGTGCAAGCAGGAACCTATTTCGTGGCAGCCAGCATAGGGCCCTGCACCACTTTCTCCAACACCTTCACCGTAACGCAGGTGCCGAACCCCGCGCCGGTGATCACAGGACCGAACTTCAGCTGCGGCGGCACTCCGGTCCTGCTCGCTACCACCCAGCCATTCCAGAGCTACAACTGGAGCACCGGCAGCACGGCAAGCACCGCGCAGAGCGGCAGCGGTTCGGTTACCGTCACTGTGACCGATGCCAACGGATGCACAGGCACCTCGGCGCCTTATGCAGTGACCGTGGCGAACGACCCGGTAGCAGATTTCGGCACCGAACCGGATTCACCGCAGCCCACTGGCACTACCGTGCAATTCACCGACCTGAGCAACGGGCAAGGAAGCGCCATCACGGATTGGCAGTGGACCTTCGATCCTTCGGGCAACGGCAGCGATGAGCAGTCGCCCGCATGGACCTATGGCGACCCAGGCCAGTACTGGGTCACGCTCATTGTGACCAACGCCTTCGGGTGCACCGATACGATAATGCAGCGCTTCGACATCTACCCGCCCGACATCACCATCCCCAACGTGATTTCGCCGAATGGCGACCGCCAGAACGATTTCTTCGTGATCGACAACATCGAGTTCTGGGTGAACAACCTCACGGTCTTCAATCGCTGGGGCCAGAAGGTTTACGAAGCAACCAATTACAGGAACACGTGGAAGGCCGATGACCTGCCCGATGGCACGTACTATTATGTGCTCACCCTGCAGGACAAGTCGGAATACACCGGCCATGTGACGGTACTACGATGA